One Candidatus Coatesbacteria bacterium genomic window carries:
- a CDS encoding DUF4388 domain-containing protein: MALSGKLTEIPLFELLEVLVRHRRSGHLRLRIPATERDGGDDDDYIHTDFILKRGRLIHAESQADRRPLGALLVERGLLTDDQLTADLVDFNERDDYEHFGEYLVGEGLLGSEEVTDILADQLAGLVYRAATEPEGDYNYQLAFTPPDPTALVINIGLDELIIRGLVHNENLPNIKDRFWSFRQVPSLTQSAGELYEMELPDSYWTFLSLVNGRRNLEEMVLAGRLGYLEMVRIAIDLVGRGHLDLRTRPLPAKMLKTPMIKAPELSPETVKLIREVLHREDDEG, from the coding sequence ATGGCCCTGAGCGGTAAACTCACCGAAATCCCCCTCTTCGAACTCCTCGAGGTCCTCGTCCGACACCGTCGCTCCGGGCACCTCAGGCTGCGCATTCCCGCCACGGAGCGGGACGGCGGCGACGACGACGATTACATCCATACCGATTTCATCCTCAAGCGCGGCCGGCTGATCCATGCCGAGAGCCAGGCCGACCGCCGACCCCTGGGCGCCCTCCTCGTCGAGCGCGGCCTGTTGACCGACGACCAGTTGACCGCCGACCTCGTCGACTTCAACGAGCGCGACGACTACGAACACTTCGGTGAATACCTCGTCGGCGAAGGCCTGCTGGGCTCCGAGGAGGTCACCGACATCCTGGCCGATCAGTTGGCCGGCCTCGTCTACCGCGCCGCCACCGAACCCGAAGGCGACTACAACTACCAACTCGCCTTCACCCCGCCCGACCCCACCGCCCTGGTGATCAACATCGGTCTCGACGAGCTGATCATCCGCGGCCTGGTCCACAACGAGAACCTGCCCAACATCAAGGACCGCTTCTGGAGCTTCCGCCAGGTTCCCAGCCTGACGCAAAGCGCCGGCGAGCTCTACGAGATGGAGCTGCCCGACAGCTACTGGACCTTCCTCTCCCTGGTCAACGGCCGCCGCAACCTCGAGGAGATGGTCCTCGCCGGTCGGCTGGGCTATCTCGAGATGGTCCGCATCGCCATCGACCTGGTCGGCCGGGGCCACCTCGACCTGCGCACCCGACCCCTGCCCGCCAAGATGCTCAAGACGCCGATGATCAAAGCCCCCGAGCTGTCCCCGGAAACCGTCAAGCTGATCCGCGAGGTGCTCCACCGGGAGGACGATGAGGGGTAA
- a CDS encoding Rrf2 family transcriptional regulator: MHVSTRSEYGCRAMLELSRNYGHGRLSADEISSRQQIPERYLEQILLSLRRAGFIHSRRGPGGGYSLVKEPGDVFIADVIRTLDGHLAPVACASKTAYRSCSREGKCGLRWLWLAVRDDLAQRLESTSFADLLTHQA; encoded by the coding sequence ATGCACGTATCCACCCGCAGCGAGTACGGCTGTCGCGCAATGCTCGAGCTCTCCCGCAACTACGGCCATGGCCGCCTCTCCGCCGACGAGATCTCCAGCCGCCAGCAGATCCCCGAACGCTACCTCGAGCAGATCCTGCTCTCCCTGCGCCGGGCCGGATTCATCCACAGCCGCCGCGGCCCCGGCGGCGGTTACAGCCTGGTCAAGGAGCCCGGCGACGTCTTCATCGCCGATGTCATCCGCACCCTCGACGGCCACCTGGCCCCCGTGGCCTGCGCCAGCAAAACCGCCTACCGCTCCTGCAGCCGCGAGGGCAAGTGCGGTCTGCGCTGGCTCTGGCTCGCCGTCCGTGACGACCTGGCCCAGCGTCTGGAAAGCACCTCCTTCGCCGACCTGCTGACCCACCAGGCCTGA
- a CDS encoding DASS family sodium-coupled anion symporter: MLKQCRPGGRAQLRSPEPGCLCERLHLSPAGPCAKLPAKLNSSLRVLPSPAPLRERPEVTVILRKKLLPILIAAALGVAAYFLPLEGLSEAGSAALAIFMIAAVLWITEAVPLYVTSLIIVVLECVWLVGSAGPGGEIITDYKQFLHPFFSSVVALFLGGFILARAVHKYRIDERIAKAILDRVGTNPRIVLLAMMITTAFFSMWMSNTATTALMITVALPVLKETEKGDPFRKALMLGIPFAANIGGMGTPIGTPPNAIAIGGLQEAGFSIGFGQWMGFAVPILIVALIVTWLLLGLFFKPKTRHFKVDIEIKRKMGPKGRFILYVLVGTVIAWLAQPLWKDVLPGFTTSIIALIPGVLFLATGILDKDDFNSLGWNILFIMGGGLSLGVALSQSGLNSYLVGLISLEGLPFLLILVVFGLLAATMTTFISNTATASLLIPIVVGFTGMGYEMLAFVAPLAVMVALSSSASMVLPISTPPNAIAYGSGEVKVKDMAKSGLVITLVCIVIILAFKFLIGLILA, encoded by the coding sequence ATGCTGAAACAGTGCCGGCCCGGCGGGCGGGCTCAACTACGTTCACCGGAGCCGGGCTGCTTATGTGAACGCCTTCACTTGAGCCCCGCCGGACCCTGTGCTAAACTCCCGGCGAAGCTGAACTCAAGCCTGCGTGTCTTACCGTCACCAGCCCCGCTGCGGGAACGACCGGAGGTTACCGTCATTCTGCGCAAGAAGCTCCTGCCCATCCTGATTGCCGCCGCCCTCGGCGTCGCGGCCTACTTCCTGCCCCTCGAGGGCCTCTCCGAGGCCGGCTCCGCCGCCCTGGCCATCTTCATGATCGCCGCCGTCCTCTGGATCACCGAGGCCGTCCCCCTCTACGTCACCTCCCTGATCATCGTCGTGCTGGAATGCGTCTGGCTGGTCGGCAGCGCCGGACCCGGCGGCGAGATCATCACCGACTACAAGCAGTTCCTCCACCCCTTCTTCTCCAGCGTGGTGGCGCTGTTTCTGGGCGGCTTCATCCTGGCCCGGGCCGTCCACAAGTACCGCATCGACGAACGCATCGCCAAGGCCATCCTCGACCGCGTCGGCACCAACCCGCGGATCGTTCTGCTGGCGATGATGATCACCACCGCCTTCTTCTCGATGTGGATGAGCAACACCGCCACCACGGCGCTGATGATCACCGTCGCCCTGCCCGTGCTCAAGGAGACCGAGAAGGGCGACCCCTTCCGCAAGGCGCTGATGCTGGGTATCCCCTTCGCCGCCAACATCGGCGGGATGGGCACCCCCATCGGCACCCCGCCCAACGCCATCGCCATCGGCGGCCTGCAGGAGGCCGGCTTCTCCATCGGCTTCGGCCAGTGGATGGGCTTCGCCGTACCGATCCTGATCGTCGCCCTGATCGTCACCTGGCTGCTGCTGGGCCTGTTCTTCAAGCCCAAAACCCGGCACTTCAAGGTCGACATCGAGATCAAGCGCAAGATGGGCCCCAAGGGCCGCTTCATCCTCTACGTCCTCGTCGGCACCGTGATCGCCTGGCTGGCCCAGCCGCTGTGGAAGGATGTCCTGCCCGGCTTCACCACCTCGATCATCGCCCTGATCCCCGGCGTGCTCTTCCTGGCCACCGGTATCCTCGACAAGGACGACTTCAACTCCCTGGGCTGGAACATCCTCTTCATCATGGGCGGCGGGCTGTCCCTGGGCGTGGCCCTCAGCCAAAGCGGCCTCAACTCCTACCTCGTCGGGTTGATCAGCCTCGAGGGCCTGCCCTTCCTGCTGATCCTGGTCGTCTTCGGCCTGCTGGCCGCCACCATGACCACCTTCATCTCCAACACCGCTACGGCCAGCCTGTTGATCCCCATCGTTGTCGGCTTCACCGGCATGGGCTACGAGATGCTGGCCTTCGTCGCCCCCCTGGCGGTGATGGTCGCCCTCTCCAGCTCGGCCTCGATGGTCCTGCCCATCTCCACCCCGCCCAACGCCATCGCCTACGGCTCCGGCGAGGTCAAGGTCAAGGACATGGCCAAGTCCGGCCTGGTGATCACCCTGGTCTGCATCGTGATCATCCTGGCCTTCAAGTTCCTCATCGGTCTGATCCTGGCCTAG